From Paraburkholderia sabiae, a single genomic window includes:
- a CDS encoding methylated-DNA--[protein]-cysteine S-methyltransferase, which translates to MKQCMSMPSPLGDILLRAEDDALTGVYFVGQKYFPATDGALAAHGDSRALHQAREQLEEYFAGERLEFTLPLRMLGSTFQRDVWEQLVQIPYGETASYGDIARRLGLPLSASRAVGAANGRNPISIVVPCHRVISSAGDLTGYAGGLHRKDALLKLERPMSKAPQQLELLAFG; encoded by the coding sequence ATGAAGCAATGCATGTCGATGCCCAGTCCGCTCGGCGACATTCTGCTGCGCGCCGAGGACGACGCGCTAACGGGCGTGTACTTCGTCGGGCAGAAGTATTTTCCGGCTACCGATGGCGCGCTCGCCGCGCATGGCGATTCACGCGCGCTGCATCAGGCGCGCGAGCAGCTCGAAGAATATTTCGCGGGCGAGCGTCTTGAGTTCACGCTGCCGCTGCGCATGCTCGGCAGCACCTTCCAGCGCGACGTGTGGGAGCAACTCGTGCAGATTCCCTACGGCGAGACGGCCAGCTACGGCGACATTGCGCGTCGGCTTGGCTTACCGCTGTCGGCGTCGCGCGCGGTCGGCGCGGCCAACGGGCGCAATCCGATTTCGATCGTCGTGCCGTGCCATCGCGTGATTTCGAGCGCGGGCGATCTGACCGGCTACGCGGGCGGGCTGCATCGGAAGGACGCGTTGCTGAAGCTGGAGCGGCCGATGTCGAAAGCGCCGCAACAACTCGAGTTGCTGGCGTTCGGCTGA